One region of Streptomyces capillispiralis genomic DNA includes:
- a CDS encoding vWA domain-containing protein: MKWHGTRRLGGALLALTAAGGLLLTGCGGGTDDGSKASDNAYDRGRDGWAPPPPAPERGPGEQDSREVAPDPDYLSTFALDVDTASYGYARRTLGEGRLPDPSTVRPEEFVNSFRQDYERPGGDGFTVTVDGARTDEEDWSLVRVGLATRPAAPSGERPPAALTFVIDISGSMAEPGRLDLARESLTTMTERLRDDDSVAIVTFSDEAETVLPMTRLGGNRGEVHDAVDSLEPTDSTNLGAGVEAGYETAVEGLREGATNRVVLVSDALANTGETDADAILERIADSRREHGITLFGVGVGSDYGDALMERLADKGDGHTVYVSDEEDAREVFSEQLPRNIELTARDAKAQVAFDPETVAEFRLVGYDNRRVADEDFRDDRVDGGEVGPGHTVTALYAVRTRAGAEGHLATATVRWLDPDSRAPHEETGDLETDGLAGSVWEARRGLTVTATAAYFADALRSHDQRYGSLPGAPGLGELSERAGSLADRSEDEDVSALAEAIRAADRLA; encoded by the coding sequence ATGAAGTGGCACGGGACACGACGACTGGGCGGAGCGCTGCTGGCGCTCACGGCGGCGGGCGGACTGCTGCTCACCGGATGCGGCGGAGGAACGGACGACGGTTCGAAGGCGAGTGACAACGCCTACGACCGCGGGCGCGACGGCTGGGCCCCGCCACCGCCCGCGCCCGAGCGCGGCCCGGGCGAGCAGGACTCCCGCGAGGTCGCCCCCGACCCCGACTACCTGTCCACGTTCGCGCTGGACGTCGACACCGCCTCGTACGGCTACGCCCGCCGTACCCTCGGCGAGGGCCGGCTGCCCGACCCGTCGACCGTCCGTCCGGAGGAGTTCGTCAACAGCTTCCGGCAGGACTACGAGCGGCCCGGCGGCGACGGCTTCACGGTCACCGTGGACGGCGCCCGCACCGACGAGGAGGACTGGTCCCTGGTCCGCGTGGGCCTGGCCACCAGGCCCGCCGCGCCGAGCGGTGAACGCCCGCCCGCCGCCCTGACCTTCGTCATCGACATCTCGGGGTCGATGGCCGAACCGGGCCGCCTGGACCTCGCCCGGGAATCCCTCACGACCATGACGGAGCGGCTGCGCGACGACGACTCCGTCGCGATCGTCACCTTCAGCGACGAGGCGGAGACCGTACTGCCGATGACCCGGCTCGGCGGCAACCGGGGAGAGGTCCACGACGCCGTCGACAGCCTGGAGCCGACCGACTCCACCAATCTCGGGGCCGGTGTGGAGGCCGGGTACGAGACCGCCGTCGAGGGGCTCCGCGAAGGCGCCACCAACCGCGTCGTCCTCGTCTCCGACGCCCTCGCCAACACCGGGGAGACCGACGCCGACGCGATCCTCGAACGCATCGCGGACTCCCGCCGCGAGCACGGCATCACCCTGTTCGGCGTCGGCGTGGGCAGCGACTACGGGGACGCGCTCATGGAGCGGCTCGCGGACAAGGGCGACGGCCACACGGTGTACGTGTCCGACGAGGAGGACGCCCGCGAGGTCTTCAGCGAACAGCTGCCCCGCAACATCGAGCTGACGGCCCGGGACGCCAAGGCGCAGGTCGCCTTCGACCCGGAGACGGTCGCCGAGTTCCGCCTGGTCGGCTACGACAACCGCCGGGTCGCCGACGAGGACTTCCGCGACGACCGGGTGGACGGCGGTGAGGTCGGTCCCGGCCACACCGTGACCGCCCTGTACGCGGTGCGGACCCGGGCGGGGGCCGAGGGGCACCTCGCCACGGCGACCGTGCGCTGGCTCGACCCCGACAGCCGGGCCCCGCACGAGGAGACCGGCGACCTGGAGACCGACGGCCTCGCCGGCTCCGTCTGGGAGGCGCGGCGCGGTCTGACGGTCACCGCGACCGCGGCCTACTTCGCCGACGCCCTGCGCTCCCACGACCAGCGGTACGGCAGCCTGCCCGGCGCGCCCGGTCTCGGCGAACTCTCCGAGCGCGCCGGGAGCCTGGCGGACAGGAGCGAGGACGAGGACGTCAGCGCGCTGGCCGAGGCGATCCGCGCGGCGGACCGACTCGCCTGA
- a CDS encoding M64 family metallopeptidase, which translates to MTTSDGSVQGRTQIHGRAPRNRAFTVVLLGDGFTSTQQTDFNTACTNFVTALTTTPPYDKIGRSVNIWRVNVTSTDSGADDPVGAGGTGATARTYFDSTFGANNIRRLLVCDSSTVLQTAAAQVPEFTVAIVVVNSTIYGGSGGSIGTYSLAPGATEIAIHELGHTAYGLADEYACYACTSGETGHDVHPTGEPTEPNVTQNTRRDTLKWGWAVDPGTALPTMSNPNCATVDDRPSTVPAGTVGCFEGAHYYHCAAFRPEHGCKMRTLGVPFCQVCSQVIRARTKVAKNICALTPSRNAVYRYDGSGTSWTKIGGPAGTLYAGGWGLVATNPSSGDLYRYLGTPDSWQLIGSAGAQFAITNDTVYGLTPSKNAVYRYDGSGTSWTKIGGPAGTLYAGGWGLVATNPSSGDLYRYLGTPDSWQLIGSAGAQFAITNDTVYGLTPSKNAVYRYDGSGTSWTKIGGPAGTLYAGDWGRGLLATNPSSGDLYTYLGRPDSWRLTGSAGAQFAVASDTVYGLTPSRNAVYRYEGSGLAWTKVGDAAHSVVAGDI; encoded by the coding sequence ATGACCACCTCCGACGGCTCCGTCCAAGGCCGCACCCAGATACACGGAAGGGCACCGCGCAACCGGGCGTTCACGGTCGTGCTGCTCGGTGACGGGTTCACCTCCACCCAGCAGACAGACTTCAACACCGCCTGCACCAACTTCGTCACCGCGCTGACCACCACCCCGCCGTACGACAAGATCGGGAGGTCGGTCAACATCTGGCGGGTCAACGTCACGTCCACCGACTCGGGCGCCGACGACCCGGTCGGTGCCGGCGGCACCGGCGCGACGGCCCGCACGTACTTCGACTCCACCTTCGGCGCGAACAACATCAGACGGCTCCTGGTCTGCGACAGCTCCACGGTGCTCCAGACGGCCGCCGCCCAGGTCCCGGAGTTCACTGTCGCGATCGTCGTGGTGAACTCCACGATCTACGGAGGAAGCGGCGGCTCGATCGGCACGTACTCCCTCGCGCCCGGGGCGACCGAGATCGCCATTCACGAGCTCGGCCACACGGCGTACGGTCTGGCCGACGAGTACGCGTGCTACGCCTGCACCAGCGGCGAGACCGGGCACGACGTCCACCCGACCGGTGAGCCGACCGAGCCGAATGTCACGCAGAACACCCGGCGCGACACCCTGAAATGGGGCTGGGCGGTCGATCCGGGCACGGCGCTGCCCACGATGTCCAACCCGAACTGTGCGACGGTGGATGATCGGCCGAGCACGGTTCCCGCCGGCACGGTCGGCTGCTTTGAGGGCGCGCACTACTACCACTGCGCCGCCTTCCGGCCCGAACACGGCTGCAAGATGCGGACTCTGGGCGTCCCGTTCTGTCAGGTCTGCAGTCAGGTGATCCGCGCCCGGACGAAGGTGGCCAAGAACATCTGCGCCCTGACTCCGAGCAGGAACGCGGTCTACCGCTACGACGGTTCGGGAACCTCCTGGACGAAGATAGGCGGCCCCGCCGGCACCCTCTACGCCGGCGGCTGGGGACTCGTGGCAACCAATCCCAGTTCCGGCGACCTGTACCGCTACCTGGGCACACCCGACAGCTGGCAGCTCATCGGCAGCGCGGGCGCCCAGTTCGCCATCACCAACGACACCGTCTACGGACTGACCCCGAGCAAGAACGCCGTCTACCGCTACGACGGTTCGGGAACCTCCTGGACGAAGATAGGCGGCCCCGCCGGCACCCTCTACGCCGGCGGCTGGGGACTCGTGGCAACCAATCCCAGTTCCGGCGACCTGTACCGCTACCTGGGCACACCCGACAGCTGGCAGCTCATCGGCAGCGCGGGCGCCCAGTTCGCCATCACCAACGACACCGTCTACGGACTGACCCCGAGCAAGAACGCCGTCTACCGCTACGACGGCTCGGGAACCTCCTGGACGAAGATAGGCGGCCCCGCCGGCACCCTCTACGCCGGGGACTGGGGGCGAGGCCTCCTCGCCACGAATCCCAGTTCCGGCGACCTGTACACCTACCTCGGCAGGCCCGACAGCTGGCGGCTCACCGGTAGTGCGGGTGCGCAGTTCGCCGTCGCCAGTGACACGGTCTACGGGCTGACTCCGAGCAGGAACGCCGTGTACCGGTATGAGGGTTCCGGACTGGCCTGGACCAAGGTCGGCGACGCCGCGCACTCCGTGGTCGCGGGCGACATCTAG
- a CDS encoding AI-2E family transporter — protein MSATLNAGRTRAALRTSARISGELLLVLVAAAVLLWVLGRMWPVVWPLIVGLLLTTLTWPPARFLRRRGLPPALAASLVTVLFLLVATGTVALIAVPVASQSGELTDGVVEGIQRLREWAAGPPLNIGEERIAGAFDTATARVQDSAGTIVSTVVTGVSTVFNGVVTAVLGLFLMFFFLKDGPRFLPWLGRQLPGRLATDLPVVAARCWDTLGAFVRSQALVGLIDAVLIGLGLWILGVPLVLPLAVLTFVAAFVPIIGALFAGLVAVLIALVSNGLTDALIVLAIIVGVQQLEGNVLQPMIQSRGLGLHAAVVLLAVTLGGSLAGIVGSLLAVPVAALVAVVWNYLREQLADPPEPVADGTPT, from the coding sequence ATGTCTGCCACGTTGAACGCGGGAAGAACCCGCGCCGCGCTGCGCACGTCGGCGCGCATCTCCGGTGAGCTGCTGCTGGTCCTGGTGGCGGCCGCGGTGCTGCTCTGGGTCCTCGGCCGGATGTGGCCGGTGGTCTGGCCGCTCATAGTCGGTCTGCTCCTCACCACGCTCACCTGGCCCCCGGCGCGCTTCCTGCGCCGGCGCGGCCTGCCTCCGGCCCTCGCCGCGTCACTGGTGACCGTGCTGTTCCTGCTGGTGGCCACGGGCACCGTGGCGCTGATCGCGGTCCCCGTGGCGTCGCAGTCCGGTGAACTGACCGACGGCGTCGTGGAGGGCATCCAGCGGCTGCGGGAGTGGGCCGCCGGGCCGCCGCTCAACATCGGCGAGGAACGGATCGCCGGGGCCTTCGACACCGCGACCGCCCGCGTCCAGGACAGCGCCGGAACCATCGTCAGCACGGTCGTCACCGGCGTCAGCACCGTCTTCAACGGTGTGGTGACCGCCGTCCTGGGGCTGTTCCTGATGTTCTTCTTCCTCAAGGACGGCCCGCGCTTCCTGCCGTGGCTCGGCCGGCAGCTCCCCGGCCGCCTCGCCACCGACCTCCCGGTCGTGGCCGCCCGCTGCTGGGACACCCTGGGCGCGTTCGTCCGGTCCCAGGCGCTCGTCGGCTTGATCGACGCGGTCCTCATCGGCCTCGGCCTGTGGATCCTGGGCGTACCGCTGGTGCTCCCGCTGGCGGTGCTGACCTTCGTGGCCGCGTTCGTGCCCATCATCGGCGCCCTGTTCGCCGGCCTGGTCGCGGTGCTGATCGCGCTGGTGTCCAACGGGCTGACGGACGCGCTCATCGTGCTGGCCATCATCGTCGGGGTGCAGCAACTCGAGGGCAACGTGCTCCAGCCGATGATCCAGAGCCGCGGTCTCGGGCTGCACGCGGCGGTCGTCCTGCTCGCGGTGACCCTGGGCGGCAGCCTGGCCGGCATCGTCGGCAGCCTGCTCGCCGTACCGGTCGCCGCGCTGGTCGCGGTCGTCTGGAACTATCTGCGCGAACAGCTCGCCGACCCGCCGGAACCGGTGGCCGACGGCACACCCACCTGA
- a CDS encoding SpoIIE family protein phosphatase: MGDVDARGTPSRRFPRTPGSVARARRFVRAALGDVAPELTDTAELLVSELVTNVVLHARTEAEVAVRVDGGTVRVRVGDGRPDRVLVPQGAPPYSGTGQGLPLVARLSSRHGVETGERGKTVWFELGPEGPPRYPQDWEPVAAPFGPGASVTLLDVPAALCSAAQQHRHTLLRETALAVAAGHDLGVPPQDLAVAQDMSNVITAAVAGALRRWPAGELVRSLPLALPPDAGPAVRTLRAVLDLAEEGARAEHLLTLPALPRQRLFQQWLLDQIAGQLAGVDPTAWTVVPGEPGAGPSEQAPWDAGQVAASRVPTIAADERNRIVAANGPAADLLGWNADDLVGRPLTALIPEHLRRRHLAAFTSLLLSGRPRILGRSVPLPALHRDGRLVPVRLVILPQETADGRTVFVAQLAPRASAPGPAAGPAGRARSASRREPDRSPSPGAGEDGRDQGRSDRSALERLTLLADTATALSNAPDLDGGLRDVGRILTRRLADWCAVDLFVDGAQVERVSITHRFPHGPRPERYGGLLPTVSDTARGPLARALRGAGPLLLSGPPSPGEVTSPLDAHYVGLFRTMGADSAVVAPLRARRQIIGALTIARRGGDRPFTEEDLPLVRDLVSSLALGVDSARLHQETRDIAERLQRSLLPVLPSDGPLRLAARYASSSATAQVGGDWYDTFVLPNGDTALVIGDVTGHNLDAAIAMSQLRSMLRGIAVDRQEPPDVVLRRLDMANHSLYPDATATCIYALVKSTGDGPWELVHSSAGHLPPLLIGPDGRARYLEDGSGLLLGVAPHRSRPRARHPIPAHTTVLLYTDGLIERRDESLDASLDRLRRHAAALAREPLDVFCDELLIGLGADSEDDIAVLALRPTPPHGSAGH, from the coding sequence ATGGGCGATGTCGATGCCCGCGGGACACCGTCCCGCCGGTTCCCCCGGACACCGGGGAGTGTGGCGCGGGCCCGGCGGTTCGTGCGGGCCGCCCTCGGCGATGTCGCGCCGGAGCTGACGGACACCGCCGAGCTGCTGGTCAGTGAGCTGGTGACCAACGTGGTGCTGCACGCCCGCACGGAGGCCGAGGTGGCGGTCCGCGTCGACGGGGGCACCGTCCGGGTGCGGGTGGGCGACGGCAGGCCGGACCGTGTGCTCGTGCCGCAGGGCGCTCCCCCGTACTCCGGTACGGGCCAGGGCCTGCCGCTGGTCGCCCGGCTGTCCTCGCGTCACGGTGTGGAGACGGGCGAGCGGGGCAAGACGGTGTGGTTCGAGCTGGGGCCCGAGGGACCGCCCCGGTACCCGCAGGACTGGGAGCCCGTCGCGGCGCCCTTCGGGCCCGGCGCGAGCGTGACGCTGCTCGACGTGCCGGCGGCGCTCTGCTCGGCGGCGCAGCAGCACCGGCACACCCTGCTGCGCGAGACGGCGCTGGCCGTGGCCGCGGGGCATGATCTCGGCGTGCCGCCGCAGGACCTCGCCGTCGCCCAGGACATGAGCAACGTGATCACCGCCGCGGTGGCGGGCGCGCTGCGCCGGTGGCCCGCCGGGGAGCTCGTCCGGTCGCTGCCCCTGGCGCTGCCGCCGGACGCCGGGCCGGCCGTGCGGACCCTGCGCGCGGTGCTGGACCTGGCCGAGGAGGGCGCCCGCGCGGAGCATCTGCTGACCCTCCCGGCCCTGCCCCGGCAGCGCCTCTTCCAGCAGTGGCTGCTCGATCAGATCGCCGGTCAGCTCGCCGGGGTGGACCCCACCGCGTGGACGGTGGTGCCCGGGGAGCCCGGTGCCGGTCCCTCGGAGCAGGCGCCGTGGGACGCCGGGCAGGTGGCGGCGAGCAGGGTCCCGACGATCGCCGCCGACGAGCGGAACCGGATCGTCGCGGCCAACGGGCCGGCGGCGGACCTGCTCGGCTGGAACGCGGACGACCTCGTCGGCCGGCCGCTCACCGCCCTGATCCCGGAGCACCTGCGCAGACGGCACCTCGCGGCCTTCACCTCGCTGCTGCTCAGCGGCCGGCCGCGGATCCTGGGCCGCTCGGTGCCGCTCCCGGCGCTGCACCGCGACGGCCGGCTGGTTCCCGTGCGCCTGGTCATCCTGCCGCAGGAGACGGCCGACGGGCGCACCGTCTTCGTCGCCCAACTCGCCCCGCGGGCCTCCGCTCCCGGTCCCGCCGCCGGTCCGGCCGGCCGCGCCCGGTCCGCGTCGCGGCGGGAGCCGGACCGGTCGCCGTCCCCGGGCGCCGGCGAGGACGGCCGGGACCAGGGCCGGTCGGACAGGTCCGCGCTGGAGCGGCTGACGCTGCTGGCCGACACCGCGACCGCGCTGAGCAACGCCCCGGACCTGGACGGGGGCCTGCGGGACGTGGGCCGGATCCTCACCCGGCGCCTGGCCGACTGGTGTGCGGTGGACCTGTTCGTGGACGGCGCCCAGGTGGAACGGGTCTCCATCACGCACCGCTTCCCGCACGGCCCGCGGCCGGAACGGTACGGGGGCCTGCTGCCGACGGTGTCGGACACCGCCCGGGGCCCGCTGGCCCGCGCGCTGCGCGGGGCGGGCCCGCTGCTGCTGTCCGGGCCCCCGTCGCCCGGCGAGGTCACCAGTCCGCTGGACGCCCACTACGTGGGACTGTTCCGGACCATGGGCGCGGACAGCGCGGTCGTCGCCCCGCTCCGGGCACGCCGGCAGATCATCGGCGCCCTCACCATCGCCCGCCGCGGAGGGGACCGGCCGTTCACGGAGGAGGACCTGCCGCTGGTCCGCGACCTGGTGAGCAGCCTCGCCCTGGGGGTCGACAGCGCCCGGCTGCACCAGGAGACCCGCGACATCGCCGAACGCCTCCAGCGTTCACTGCTGCCGGTGCTGCCGTCGGACGGGCCGCTGCGGCTGGCCGCCCGCTACGCCTCGTCGTCGGCCACCGCCCAGGTGGGCGGCGACTGGTACGACACCTTCGTCCTGCCCAACGGGGACACGGCGCTCGTCATCGGCGACGTCACCGGGCACAACCTCGACGCGGCGATCGCCATGAGCCAGCTGCGCAGCATGCTGCGGGGCATCGCCGTGGACCGTCAGGAGCCGCCGGACGTCGTGCTGCGCCGCCTGGACATGGCCAACCACAGCCTGTATCCGGACGCCACCGCCACCTGTATCTACGCGCTGGTCAAGAGCACCGGGGACGGTCCGTGGGAGCTGGTGCACTCCTCCGCCGGCCATCTGCCGCCGCTGCTCATCGGCCCGGACGGCCGCGCCCGTTACCTGGAGGACGGTTCGGGGCTGCTGCTCGGGGTGGCCCCCCACCGGTCACGCCCCCGGGCCAGGCATCCGATCCCGGCCCACACGACGGTGCTGCTGTACACGGACGGCCTCATCGAACGCCGCGACGAGTCCCTGGACGCGTCCCTGGACCGGCTTCGCCGGCACGCGGCCGCGCTCGCCCGCGAGCCCCTGGACGTGTTCTGCGACGAGTTGCTCATCGGCCTCGGCGCCGACAGTGAGGACGACATCGCCGTCCTCGCCCTGCGGCCCACTCCGCCGCACGGGTCCGCCGGGCACTGA
- a CDS encoding AMP-dependent synthetase/ligase produces the protein MGVRKDLKRAKRRTELAGRTRVETVRDERGVVREARTAALAARQITGTVADIPYTNAAEAPDAVVLRREERGTWHPVTAAAFAREVTAVAKGLVAAGVGPGDRVAVMSRTRYEWTVLDFAIWSAGGRTVPVYATSSAEQVEWIVRDSGARYVVTETAENTATVTTGTAVHPAPPRVWELDAGALADLTALGADVPDEEVAKRRAALTPDTAATLCYTSGTTGRPKGCVLTHANLYAEAANTVELLHPVFKEVTDQTASTLLFLPLAHILGRTIQIACLLGRIEIGHCPSIKPDELRPALKTFRPTFLVGVPYLFEKIHDTGRATAEKIGRGASFERAHRIAVRFGEAHLNRFLERGKGPGPALYAAWALYDLLVYRRVRKELGGRLRYAISGGSPLERDLNLFFYAAGIMVYEGYGLTETTAAATIVPPLGPRPGTVGLPVPGTSVRIADDGEVCVKGGIVFGSYWNDPAATEAVLDDGWFRTGDLGALDEDGYLAITGRKKDIIVTSGGKNVSPAVLEDRLRSRPPVGQCLVVGDNRPFVAAVITLDPETVAHWLAVRGMPADTPMSEVVRDPRMRADVQRAVDYANEAVSRAESIRAFTLVEGEFTEENGLMTPSLKVKRQAAQEAYAREITELYS, from the coding sequence ATGGGCGTACGCAAGGATCTGAAACGGGCGAAACGACGCACCGAGCTGGCGGGCCGCACCAGAGTCGAGACCGTCAGGGACGAGCGGGGCGTCGTGCGCGAGGCCCGCACCGCGGCCCTCGCCGCCCGGCAGATCACCGGCACCGTCGCCGACATCCCGTACACCAACGCGGCCGAGGCGCCCGACGCGGTGGTCCTGCGGCGCGAGGAGCGCGGGACCTGGCACCCGGTCACGGCGGCGGCCTTCGCGCGGGAGGTCACCGCCGTGGCCAAGGGGCTGGTCGCCGCCGGCGTCGGACCGGGCGACCGGGTGGCCGTGATGTCCCGCACCCGCTACGAGTGGACGGTCCTGGACTTCGCGATCTGGTCCGCCGGCGGCCGGACGGTACCGGTGTACGCCACCTCGTCCGCGGAGCAGGTGGAGTGGATCGTCCGCGACTCCGGCGCCCGGTACGTCGTTACCGAGACCGCGGAGAACACCGCCACGGTCACCACCGGCACCGCCGTCCACCCCGCGCCCCCGCGCGTGTGGGAACTGGACGCGGGCGCCCTCGCCGACCTCACGGCGCTCGGCGCGGACGTCCCCGACGAGGAGGTCGCCAAGCGCCGCGCCGCCCTCACCCCCGACACCGCCGCGACCCTCTGCTACACCTCCGGCACCACCGGGCGGCCCAAGGGCTGCGTCCTCACGCACGCCAACCTGTACGCCGAGGCCGCCAACACCGTCGAACTGCTGCACCCGGTCTTCAAGGAGGTCACCGACCAGACCGCCTCGACCCTGCTCTTCCTCCCGCTCGCCCACATCCTCGGCCGCACCATCCAGATCGCCTGTCTGCTGGGGCGCATCGAGATCGGTCACTGCCCGAGCATCAAGCCGGACGAACTGCGGCCCGCGCTCAAGACGTTCCGCCCGACGTTCCTGGTCGGGGTCCCCTACCTCTTCGAGAAGATCCACGACACCGGCCGGGCCACCGCGGAGAAGATCGGCCGCGGCGCCTCCTTCGAGCGCGCCCACCGCATCGCCGTACGCTTCGGCGAGGCCCACCTCAACCGGTTCCTGGAGCGCGGCAAGGGCCCCGGCCCCGCCCTGTACGCCGCCTGGGCGCTGTACGACCTGCTGGTCTACCGCCGGGTCCGCAAGGAACTCGGCGGGCGCCTGCGGTACGCCATCAGCGGCGGCTCCCCGCTGGAGCGCGATCTCAATCTCTTCTTCTACGCGGCCGGGATCATGGTGTACGAGGGCTACGGCCTGACCGAGACCACCGCCGCCGCCACCATCGTCCCGCCGCTCGGCCCGCGCCCCGGCACGGTCGGACTGCCGGTCCCCGGCACCTCGGTGCGGATCGCCGACGACGGCGAGGTGTGCGTCAAGGGCGGCATCGTCTTCGGCTCGTACTGGAACGACCCGGCCGCCACCGAGGCAGTGCTGGACGACGGGTGGTTCCGCACCGGCGACCTGGGCGCCCTGGACGAGGACGGCTACCTCGCCATCACCGGCCGCAAGAAGGACATCATCGTCACCTCCGGCGGCAAGAACGTCTCCCCCGCCGTCCTGGAGGACCGGCTGCGCAGCCGTCCGCCCGTCGGCCAGTGCCTCGTCGTCGGCGACAACCGCCCGTTCGTCGCCGCGGTGATCACCCTCGACCCCGAGACGGTCGCCCACTGGCTGGCGGTGCGCGGGATGCCCGCGGACACCCCGATGTCGGAGGTGGTCCGCGACCCGCGGATGCGCGCCGATGTGCAGCGGGCCGTCGACTACGCCAATGAGGCCGTCTCGCGGGCGGAGTCCATCCGCGCCTTCACCCTGGTCGAGGGGGAGTTCACCGAGGAGAACGGGCTGATGACCCCCTCGCTCAAGGTCAAACGGCAGGCGGCGCAGGAGGCCTACGCGCGGGAGATCACGGAGCTGTACTCCTGA
- a CDS encoding cysteine desulfurase-like protein: protein MTYDLTALRARIPALAAGTAHFDGPGGTQMPRPVIEAISDALSRPLSIRGDGLPGERNAETLVVETRRAMADLLGADPAGIVLGRSATQLTYDFSRTLAGTWAPGDEVVVTRLDHDANIRPWVQAAERAGVTVRRADFDPATGELTADHIRAVLSARTRLVAVTAASNLIGTIPPITEIARIVHEAGALLYVDGVHYTAHVPVDVEALGADFFVCSPYKFLGPHHGVLAARPALLETLRPDKLLPSTDAVPERFELGTLPYEFLAGTRAAVDFLAGLAGRPGGSRRERLASAFEAVEEHEHTLRDRLEQGLAALDGVTVHSRAARRTPTLLITLDGHRTEDAYRCLAGRGVHAPSGNFYALEASRHLGLGDTGGLRLGLAPYTDDEDVDRLLTGLAAFLGDRGVRSTAP from the coding sequence ATGACGTACGACCTCACCGCCCTGCGCGCCCGGATCCCCGCGCTGGCCGCCGGCACCGCGCACTTCGACGGCCCCGGCGGCACCCAGATGCCGCGGCCCGTCATCGAGGCGATCAGCGACGCGCTGTCCCGTCCGCTGTCGATCCGGGGCGACGGCCTGCCCGGCGAGCGGAACGCCGAGACCCTCGTCGTGGAGACCCGCCGGGCCATGGCCGACCTGCTGGGCGCCGACCCGGCGGGCATCGTCCTCGGGCGCAGCGCCACCCAGCTCACCTACGACTTCTCCCGCACGCTGGCCGGTACCTGGGCACCGGGCGACGAGGTGGTCGTCACGCGGCTGGACCACGACGCCAACATCCGCCCCTGGGTGCAGGCGGCCGAGCGGGCCGGCGTCACCGTCCGCCGGGCCGACTTCGACCCGGCCACCGGTGAACTGACCGCCGACCACATCCGGGCCGTGCTCTCCGCACGCACCCGGCTGGTGGCGGTCACCGCCGCCTCCAACCTGATCGGGACCATTCCCCCGATCACCGAGATCGCCCGGATCGTGCACGAGGCGGGCGCCCTGCTGTACGTCGACGGCGTGCACTACACCGCGCACGTCCCGGTCGACGTCGAGGCGCTCGGCGCGGACTTCTTCGTCTGCTCCCCGTACAAGTTCCTCGGCCCCCACCACGGCGTGCTGGCCGCCCGCCCCGCGCTGCTGGAGACACTGCGCCCGGACAAGCTGCTGCCCTCCACCGACGCGGTCCCCGAGCGCTTCGAACTCGGCACGCTGCCCTACGAGTTCCTGGCGGGCACCCGTGCGGCCGTCGACTTCCTGGCCGGCCTGGCCGGGCGGCCGGGCGGCAGCCGCCGCGAACGGCTGGCCTCGGCGTTCGAGGCGGTGGAGGAGCACGAGCACACCCTGCGCGACCGGCTCGAACAGGGCCTGGCGGCCCTCGACGGGGTCACGGTCCACTCCCGCGCCGCCCGGCGCACCCCGACCCTGCTGATCACCCTGGACGGCCACCGCACCGAGGACGCCTACCGCTGCCTCGCCGGCCGCGGCGTGCACGCGCCCTCCGGTAACTTCTACGCCCTGGAGGCGTCCCGCCACCTGGGCCTGGGCGACACCGGAGGGCTCCGCCTCGGCCTGGCCCCCTACACCGACGACGAGGACGTCGACCGCCTCCTGACGGGCCTGGCCGCCTTCCTGGGCGACCGCGGGGTCAGGAGTACAGCTCCGTGA
- a CDS encoding endonuclease/exonuclease/phosphatase family protein, with translation MVRVRGEGWFDRTRGRVIAASAVAAAGLLVFHRAVPDSGVGAGSLLESFLPWLGAVVVVLLVLALLRRSAVALVALLLPGAAWTYLFGGLLLPGSGAGPRDLVVVQHNVSDENTDPEGTARVLADAGPDLIALQELVPGALPAYRRALAADYPHHAVRGTVGLWSRYPLADARHVDIKPREVTESWSRGLRAVVRTPHGDIAAYVAHLPSVRLRAGGFASARRDESARLLGRAVAAEELDTVVLLGDLNGTVDDRGLAPLTRRMNVAERGFALSFPAAFPVARIDQVMARSATVERIGTLPATGSDHLPVVARITLG, from the coding sequence ATGGTGAGGGTGAGAGGGGAGGGGTGGTTCGACCGGACGCGGGGGCGGGTGATCGCCGCGTCGGCGGTGGCCGCCGCCGGGCTGCTGGTGTTCCACCGGGCGGTGCCCGACTCCGGGGTGGGCGCGGGCAGTCTGCTGGAGTCGTTCCTGCCGTGGCTCGGCGCGGTGGTCGTCGTGCTGCTGGTCCTGGCGCTGCTGCGCCGGTCCGCCGTCGCGCTGGTGGCGCTGCTGCTGCCGGGGGCGGCCTGGACGTATCTCTTCGGCGGGCTGCTGCTGCCCGGTTCCGGGGCGGGTCCGCGCGACCTGGTGGTGGTGCAGCACAACGTCAGCGACGAGAACACCGACCCCGAGGGCACGGCCCGTGTGCTGGCCGATGCCGGGCCCGATCTCATCGCGCTGCAGGAGCTGGTGCCCGGAGCGCTCCCCGCCTACCGGCGGGCTCTCGCCGCGGACTACCCGCACCACGCGGTGCGGGGCACCGTCGGGCTCTGGTCGCGGTACCCGCTGGCCGATGCCCGGCACGTGGACATCAAACCCCGTGAGGTGACGGAGAGCTGGAGCCGTGGGCTGCGGGCCGTGGTGCGCACGCCGCACGGCGACATCGCGGCGTACGTCGCCCATCTGCCCTCGGTACGCCTGCGGGCGGGCGGATTCGCGTCGGCCCGGCGGGACGAGAGCGCCCGTCTGCTGGGCCGGGCCGTCGCCGCCGAGGAGCTGGACACGGTCGTGCTGCTCGGTGACCTCAACGGCACCGTCGACGACCGCGGTCTGGCCCCGCTGACCCGCCGGATGAACGTGGCCGAGCGGGGTTTCGCCCTCAGTTTCCCCGCCGCTTTTCCCGTGGCCCGGATCGACCAGGTGATGGCCCGTTCGGCGACCGTGGAGCGCATCGGTACCCTGCCCGCCACCGGCAGCGACCACCTGCCGGTCGTCGCCCGCATCACCCTCGGCTGA